The following proteins are encoded in a genomic region of Bradyrhizobium sp. SK17:
- a CDS encoding efflux RND transporter periplasmic adaptor subunit: MKYAGFVALPVVAGLLAGAWLLVRTNGVESVKAAPTNTASDVNVDEQYVVLTDKQAESLKVIPAEQRSFKTLKNAVGSIDFNQNMLVQAFTPNPGRIVDTFFNVGDEVKKGDTLFTIDSPDLLQAESGLLASAGVLELQTRTLARVKQLLKTGGGAQKDVDQATSDQQTAEGNFKAGRDAVRLFGKTDAEIDRIVADRKVDSILVVPSTISGRIIARNAAPGLYVQPGNAPAPYSLADISTMWMVANVIETDAPAYRIGQPVEVRVPAYPNEVFRGRVTTLGLNIDPNSHRQLVRSVIDDPQHKLRAGMLASFTIETEPPKTSVSVPIDAVVREGDGTMTVWVTSDGRRFNRRSVKIGMEQNGWRQILDGVAADEKVASTGAIFLSNKFANAATG; the protein is encoded by the coding sequence ATGAAGTATGCGGGATTTGTAGCGCTGCCCGTGGTGGCTGGGTTGCTGGCGGGCGCGTGGCTGCTGGTGCGCACCAACGGGGTCGAGAGCGTCAAGGCAGCGCCGACCAACACCGCGTCCGATGTCAACGTCGACGAGCAGTATGTCGTCCTGACCGACAAGCAGGCCGAGAGCCTCAAGGTCATTCCCGCGGAACAGCGTTCCTTCAAGACGCTGAAGAACGCGGTCGGCTCGATCGATTTCAATCAGAACATGCTGGTGCAGGCATTCACGCCGAATCCCGGACGAATCGTCGATACATTCTTCAACGTCGGTGACGAAGTGAAGAAAGGCGATACGCTGTTCACCATCGACAGCCCTGATCTGCTTCAGGCCGAATCCGGACTGCTCGCCTCGGCCGGTGTGCTCGAGCTGCAAACCAGGACGCTCGCGCGGGTCAAGCAATTGCTCAAGACCGGTGGCGGCGCGCAGAAGGACGTGGACCAGGCCACATCGGATCAGCAGACCGCCGAAGGTAATTTCAAGGCGGGGCGCGACGCGGTTCGGCTGTTCGGCAAGACCGATGCAGAGATCGATCGCATCGTCGCCGACCGCAAGGTCGATTCCATCCTGGTCGTGCCGAGCACGATCTCCGGCCGGATCATCGCGCGCAATGCCGCACCCGGCCTCTATGTGCAGCCCGGCAACGCGCCGGCGCCCTATTCGCTCGCCGACATCTCGACGATGTGGATGGTGGCCAACGTGATCGAAACCGACGCGCCCGCCTACCGGATCGGCCAGCCGGTCGAGGTACGGGTGCCGGCCTATCCCAACGAGGTGTTTCGCGGCCGCGTGACCACGCTCGGCCTCAACATCGATCCGAATTCGCACCGCCAGCTGGTGCGTTCGGTGATCGACGATCCCCAGCACAAGCTGCGCGCCGGCATGCTCGCCAGTTTCACGATCGAAACCGAACCGCCGAAGACGTCGGTCAGCGTGCCGATCGACGCGGTCGTGCGCGAAGGTGACGGAACGATGACAGTGTGGGTCACCAGCGATGGCCGGCGGTTCAACCGGCGATCGGTGAAGATCGGAATGGAACAGAACGGCTGGCGTCAGATCCTCGATGGCGTTGCCGCCGACGAGAAGGTCGCCTCCACCGGCGCGATCTTCCTCAGCAACAAGTTTGCCAACGCAGCCACCGGATAG